A window of Deltaproteobacteria bacterium contains these coding sequences:
- the rpsJ gene encoding 30S ribosomal protein S10 → MMNEKIRIRLKAYDHKLLDQSASDIVETARNTGAKVVGPIPLPTRISKHCVLRSPHIDKKSREQFEVRTHKRLLDILEPTQQTVDALMKLDLSPGVDVEIKV, encoded by the coding sequence TTGATGAACGAGAAAATCCGAATCCGGCTTAAGGCTTACGACCACAAGCTCCTGGATCAATCCGCGAGCGATATCGTGGAAACGGCCAGGAACACCGGGGCCAAGGTTGTGGGACCGATTCCGCTCCCCACCCGCATAAGCAAGCACTGCGTGCTTCGTTCGCCCCACATAGACAAGAAGAGCCGGGAGCAGTTCGAGGTTCGCACACACAAGAGGCTTCTGGATATTCTGGAACCCACTCAGCAGACCGTCGACGCGCTCATGAAGCTGGACCTCTCCCCCGGTGTTGACGTGGAGATAAAGGTCTAA